A genomic segment from Bufo bufo chromosome 8, aBufBuf1.1, whole genome shotgun sequence encodes:
- the ZC3H12B gene encoding probable ribonuclease ZC3H12B: protein MTAWSMVKKLEMEKKKPSKEERAAANEMDYSQDLGDCSESDEWTSSESEAEQQGGRSGIGSYVNMLFQGIDIASKPHRQLCRSPCLDRPSFSQSSIQVLPEQQPKLEDTKSIRDREYQAKMDFALKLGYSGEQIQAVLNKLGADALINDILAELVRLGNKGESEAQSSGDVVSNNLVPRGPCTKEIASPELSLEDEVVDNTDNLRPIVIDGSNVAMSHGNKEVFSCRGIQLAVEWFLEKGHKDITVFVPAWRKEQSRPDAPITDQEILRKLEKEKILVFTPSRRVQGRRVVCYDDRFIVKLAFDSEGIIVSNDNYRDLQNEKPEWKKFIEERLLMYSFVNDKFMPPDDPLGRHGPSLENFLRKKPVVPEHKKQPCPYGKKCTYGHKCKYYHPERANQPLRSVADELRISAKLSAVKTMSEGALVKCGIGPSNCKADGSIDTKRIAPKRQSDPSIRSAGIEPEQRLSAARKSEANSVPSLVSALSVPTLPPPKSHAVSALNTRSASSPVPGSSQFSHQKSSLEHMASVHYPPILVTNSHGNSVSYTEDYPKYESLGDHGYYSMLSDFSNLSISSMHSSDYYPTEQDRTGFSRNSSPCPDSCMSHTSSDSYSSYSDLYLGITEQGPEETMKPQRPPHSRLQPFVHGYHEALTRVQSYGQEEPMQKPRKQSLSHLALHIQHPLVGARSSCPGDYPAPESMHPTANSQPGRALVMTRMDSISDSRLYESNPMRQRRPPLCREQHASWDPLPCPTDSYSYHSYPLSNSLMQPCYEPVMVRSMPEKMEQLWRSPYWPLMASEPREQHIIPEHQYQTYKNLSNIFPPGVVLSVMEKNPHVTDAQQLAAVIVSKLRSGHHHC from the exons ATGACGGCCTGGTCCATGGTCAAAAAATTGGAAATGGAAAAGAAAAAGCCGTCCAAAGAAGAAAGGGCGGCTGCAAACGAGATGGACTACTCACAGGACCTTGGAGACTGCAGTGAATCTGACGAATGGACCAGCTCCGAGAGTGAAGCAGAACAGCAGGGAGGCAGAAGTGGAATTGGGAGTTATGTCAATATGCTTTTTCAAGGTATAGACATTGCAAGTAAGCCACACAGACAGCTTTGTAGGTCACCGTGTTTGGACCGTCCCAGCTTCTCACAGAGCAGCATTCAAGTTCTGCCGGAGCAGCAACCCAAGCTGGAAGATACCAAGAGTATCCGGGACAGGGAATATCAAGCGAAGATGGACTTTGCCCTAAAGTTGGGATACAGTGGGGAGCAAATCCAAGCTGTCCTCAACAAACTGGGTGCAGACGCTCTTATCAATGATATCCTGGCAGAGCTGGTGAGACTGGGGAACAAGGGAGAATCGGAAGCACAGAGCAGCGGAGACGTGGTCAGTAACAACCTTGTACCCAGAGGCCCCTGTACCAAAGAGATCGCAAGTCCAGAACTATCTCTAGAAGATGAAGTTGTTGACAACACAGACAATCTGCGACCTATTGTCATTGATGGAAGTAACGTGGCCATGAG CCATGGCAATAAAGAAGTCTTTTCTTGTCGAGGGATACAGCTGGCTGTGGAATGGTTTCTTGAGAAAGGACATAAAGATATTACAGTGTTTGTGCCTGCGTGGAGGAAAGAGCAGTCCCGTCCCGATGCCCCCATAACTG ATCAAGAGATTCTCCGCAAACTGGAAAAGGAGAAGATTTTGGTCTTTACCCCATCCCGCAGGGTACAGGGCCGCAGGGTGGTTTGCTATGATGACCGGTTTATAGTTAAGCTGGCCTTTGACTCTGAGGGCATTATTGTGTCCAACGACAACTACAGAGACCTACAGAATGAGAAACCCGAATGGAAGAAGTTCATCGAGGAACGGCTCCTGATGTATTCATTTGTCAATGATAA gtttatgCCTCCAGATGACCCTCTGGGAAGGCATGGTCCTAGCTTGGAAAATTTCCTGCGTAAAAAGCCTGTTGTACCGGAGCATAAGAAGCAACCTTGCCCCTATG GAAAAAAGTGTACCTATGGGCACAAATGCAAGTACTACCACCCTGAGCGAGCGAACCAGCCTCTGAGGTCTGTGGCAGATGAGCTCCGTATAAGTGCTAAGCTGTCAGCTGTAAAGACAATGAGTGAAGGTGCTTTGGTTAAATGTGGAATTGGTCCATCTAATTGCAAGGCAGATGGGTCCATTGACACTAAACGTATAGCTCCCAAAAGACAGTCTGATCCAAGTATTCGTTCTGCAGGGATTGAGCCAGAACAGAGACTTTCAGCAGCCCGCAAGTCAGAGGCCAACTCTGTGCCATCACTCGTGTCTGCCTTGAGTGTTCCAACACTGCCACCTCCCAAGAGCCACGCTGTAAGTGCTTTGAACACTCGCTCAGCAAGTAGTCCAGTACCAGGATCATCACAATTCTCCCACCAGAAGTCCTCACTAGAACACATGGCAAGTGTACACTACCCACCAATTTTGGTGACCAACAGCCATGGCAATTCAGTGAGTTACACTGAGGATTATCCAAAATATGAGTCCCTTGGAGACCATGGTTATTACTCGATGCTTAGTGACTTTTCCAACCTTAGCATAAGTAGTATGCACAGCTCGGACTACTACCCCACTGAACAAGACCGGACAGGATTTTCCAGGAACTCCAGCCCATGTCCTGACAGCTGCATGAGCCACACTAGTAGCGATTCATACTCTTCTTACAGTGACCTCTATTTGGGGATCACAGAACAAGGTCCTGAGGAAACTATGAAGCCCCAAAGACCCCCACACAGTAGGCTGCAGCCATTTGTACATGGCTATCATGAAGCACTTACTCGAGTGCAGAGCTATGGACAGGAAGAACCCATGCAAAAGCCTCGTAAGCAGTCATTGTCACATTTGGCTCTTCATATTCAACATCCTCTAGTAGGAGCAAGGTCCAGTTGCCCAGGGGATTATCCAGCGCCGGAGAGTATGCATCCCACTGCCAATTCCCAGCCTGGCAGAGCTTTAGTGATGACCCGAATGGATAGCATTTCTGACTCTCGTCTTTATGAAAGTAACCCCATGCGGCAAAGGAGACCACCATTGTGCCGCGAGCAGCATGCCAGTTGGGACCCTTTACCATGCCCCACAGACTCTTATAGCTACCACTCATACCCACTGAGTAATAGTCTGATGCAGCCCTGCTATGAACCAGTGATGGTAAGGAGTATGCCAGAGAAGATGGAACAGCTCTGGAGGTCACCATACTGGCCACTTATGGCCAGCGAACCCAGAGAGCAACACATCATTCCTGAGCATCAGTATCAGACATACAAGAACTTGTCCAACATCTTTCCACCAGGGGTGGTGCTCTCGGTCATGGAGAAAAACCCCCACGTGACGGACGCACAGCAGCTTGCAGCTGTCATTGTGTCAAAGTTGAGATCTGGTCATCACCACTGTTAA